GCGCCCGAGCTGGTATTGCGTCCCGTGAGCGACAAGGGTGGGCGCGGTAAGAATCCGGCCGATACGCGCCAGTCCGTCAGGAGCCTGGGCTCTGCCGGCAAGGTCCGCGAAGATCACTTCTTCGGCTACGTCGAGTCCCTGACCACCGAACTCCTTGGGCAGCGAGAGGCCAGCGTACCCTCCGCGGTGCAACTGCCGGTCCCACTCACGGCGGATCTCGTAGCCCTCCTCTTCGGTCATGACGCTGCGGTGTGTGCGCCAGCGTTCCGGGACGTTCTCTTCCAGCCATTGACGGGCGGCCTCAGCGAAGCCCTTCCGCGATGCAGTTTCAGTTTCTGTCGGCATGACTTCCTTGTCGTTAGAACTAACCAAACGATTGGTTGCTTACGCTACCATAGCGGCGTGGTGAGCGGAAGGCTTTGGTCTTCATCCTGGGTGGCTTAAACGATTGCCAGGGGGCGGACCGGAGAGCCGGTCCCCCCGCCTATCCTCAGCGGGACCGCGAGGAAGGTGAAGTCGGTGATTCCCGCCTCACCCAAAGCCTCGAGGTCCATGGATTCCATGATGGGAATTCCGTTCTCCACCAGGTTATGAACGTGCACGGGAAGGTTGATGATCTTTGAATCAGGTTTGTGCTCGTAATTCATGGTGTCAGAACCCGTGGCGGTGATACCCCGCCGGCTTAGCCATTGAGCACCGTCCAGAGTTACTCCGGGCAATCCTGTCGACAGGCCGATGTAGCGTTCCGGGTCGTGCCAGTATTTCATCCAACCCGTCCGCACGAGGACGATTGATCCCTTCTGGGGTGCCGGCTTATCCGCGAACCAGCGCTCAAAGACCTCTGCTCCGATACCGTCGGAGGGCGTAAGGTCCCTGCCGAACAGTTTCGGCAGATTGACCAGATGGCCCCTCCCAATCATGGGCAAGGTTTCCTCAATGCTTCCAACATCCAGGCCCGCATTGCCGTCCGGCCCCGTAGCAACGCTTCTTTCGCCGTACACTTTGCCGTCCTTGGAGACGTGACCCAGGGCGTCAACGTGTGTGCCCACATGGGCTCCCATGGAGATCATTTCCATAGCCGCTGACACGCCGCCCTGGTATCCGTGGCCGCCATGTGTCTTTGCCATGGCAAACGAGTAGGGCGGGTGGTGCGGATGGCGGGCCATGCCGTTTTCCAGTTTCACGGCCAGGTCGAAGACCCGGACCCGTCCCTGGATTTGGATGTCAATCTCCATTTCGGCGAAGCCGCCGGACCAGTTAGTCAACATAATTCCTTTCGTTGCAGTGAATACGTAATGATGCGAAGCAGCTACCGGCAACAGTGTGGTGACCCAGGCATGTCCGTCAAGTCTTCAGCCACGATTCAAACCAGTCAAGCGTTTGGTAGGTATTCAGGCGGGTGAATCGACCATCGCGGCCGCAGGACCTTGTGAATCTACCATACGTTTGATAGGTTCGTTTGATGTCCAGCATACCTATTGCCGAGTTCTGCGGGGGCGCCCAGTGGTCCACGCGCT
The window above is part of the Pseudarthrobacter sp. IC2-21 genome. Proteins encoded here:
- a CDS encoding cyclase family protein; translated protein: MLTNWSGGFAEMEIDIQIQGRVRVFDLAVKLENGMARHPHHPPYSFAMAKTHGGHGYQGGVSAAMEMISMGAHVGTHVDALGHVSKDGKVYGERSVATGPDGNAGLDVGSIEETLPMIGRGHLVNLPKLFGRDLTPSDGIGAEVFERWFADKPAPQKGSIVLVRTGWMKYWHDPERYIGLSTGLPGVTLDGAQWLSRRGITATGSDTMNYEHKPDSKIINLPVHVHNLVENGIPIMESMDLEALGEAGITDFTFLAVPLRIGGGTGSPVRPLAIV